A stretch of DNA from Parvularcula bermudensis HTCC2503:
AAATCGCCTTCGTTTCGCAATTCGCTTGCGATCATTTCACCGCCGCCTATCCCCGTTTCGTCGACCGCGCGGCGGTGGCGTGGAACGGTCTTGACACGGACCTCTACCCTTACGCTCCACAAGCGAAACGGAAGACGATCCTCTTTGCCGGGCGGATCATCGCCAATAAAGGCGCCCTCGATTTTGCCAAGGCCATGCGGCGAACCCTGCCGCATTATCCGGACTGGAACGCGGTGATGATCGGACAGCCGGACCGGGGAGAGGAGGCCTATGGCGAGGCCGTCAGGGCGGAGATTGCTGCCCTTGGGCCCCAGGGCGAATGGCTCGGCTATCGGCCGTATCCTGACGTGATGGCGCACTTTCAGGCGGCCGAGATCGTCGTCGTTCCCTCAAAATGGGACGAGACCTTTGGCCGTGTTGCCCTTGAGGCGATGGTGACGGGGGCGGCCCTTATTGCGTCCCGCCGCGGCGGCCTGCCGGAAGTTGGCGGAGAGGCAGCCACCTATCTCGACGCCGTCACGCCTGACCATATCTCGTCAGCCGTCCGCGCCCTCATCGAGAATACCCCCCTGCGCCGGACCCAACAGGAAGCAGGCCGCCGGCGCGCCGTCGAAAAGTTCGATATCAGACGAACCGTCGCCTGTATCGACGATCTTCGCGAAGCGATCGTCGATCGGACGTAACGCACCTTAGGGAAAAGGGGCCGGGGGGGATGCGGCCCTTTCCCTCCTCCCTTTATTTCAGTCCCAGGGACCGCCCGATCCGACTTTACGCTGGACGGCAGCGGCGGCGAGCCGTCAAAGCCCCTTAATGGATATAGGGATCGTCATACTCGGCATTTCGGCCCTCTCCGTTGGGGCCATTCTCGCAGGCGCGGCCGGTCAAAAGATTGATGCGCCCATTCTCCTCATCTTCCTTCTCGTGGGAATGCTCGCGGGGCGGGAGGGGCCGGGCGGGGTGTCCCTGGACGCCAGCCAGACGGTCCTGGTCTGGGGGTCGGCGGCGCTCGCCTCGATCCTGTTCGAAGGCGGCCTCAGAACCGAGGCGCGCACCTTCTCCATTGGGGTATGGCCTGGTTTGACCCTCGCCCTACTCGGCACCATCCTGACGGCGGTGGTATTGGCGCCAATCGCCCATATCGCCTTCGGCCTCGGCTGGACCGAGGCCTTGCTGCTGGGCGCCATCGTCAGCTCCACCGATGCCGCCGCCGTCTTCGCCCTTGCCGCCACCGGCCTTAGGATGCCGATCAAAGTGCGGGCGGTCCTCGAAGTCGAATCCGGCCTCAATGATCCGATCGCGATTTTTCTGGTGATTGGGCTCGCCTCGTCTTTGGCCCTCGACCCGATGAGTGCCACCGATTGGGCGGGGAGTTTTATCGCGAAATTGAGCCTGGGAACGATCGTCGGCATCGGGATGGGGCACCTGGTGCCCAGGCTGTTGACCGACATGACCCTCCCCCAAGGCCTCCTCACGATCCTTGTCGCGGGCTTTGGCTTCATGGCCTTCGGCCTTGCCGAAACGGTGGGGGGCAGCGGCTTTTTGGCGATTTACCTCACGGGGCTCACCATGGCACGCACGGCCCCCGATTTCACCCAGCGCGCCGCGGGGGTGATGGACGGGCTAGCCTGGCTGGCGCAAACTGGCCTTTTTCTGGTGCTGGGTCTTCTCGTCACGCCCTCGCTTCTGGCGGATGTCGCCCTGCCCGCCTTCCTGCTCAGCCTTGCCTTGATCTTACTTGCCCGCCCCATCGGGGTCGTCGCCTCTCTTCTCCCCTTCCGCTTCCGAAGCCGAGACATGGCCTTTGTCTCCTGGGCGGGACTGCGCGGCGCCACGCCCGTCTTTCTTGGTCTCATCCCCGCGGCGATAGGCGTCGAGAACGGCAGCTTTTTCGTCAGTGCCGCGACGGTCGTGGTCCTGCTTTCCCTGGTCATTCAGGGGTGGACCGCCCCGCTGGTGGGCCGCGCCCTCAAAGTCACCATGGCCGAAGACGGCACGAGCCTTGATCGGGGCGCGATGTGGGCACGGCTCGGCGCGGTGGGGGCGTCGATCGTCGTTGGCGCCTGGTTTGCCAGCGTCCTGGCGCCGCCCCCCGGAGACGACCCGGATCTGATGGCGCCCGAAACCATGGCGGAGCTGCGCGACGGTCTTGAGGACGCCGCCCTCATCCCCACCCGCTTTCCCACCGGCTTTTCCAGCCTCCCCCTCGATGAGCGTCGCCCCCTTTTCATTGCGACCCTTGCCCAAGTGGTGGAGGCGACCAATCAGCGGATCGAGACCGATCGCGTCCGGCTTAAGGAGCTGGCGGCGGAGCGACGACGACGGGGGCGTCTCAGCCTCGAAGAAGAAGCCGAGGCGGCCCAGATCGCGCGCCGCTATGGCCTAAGGCTGACCACTCCCCGCGCGCTGCTCGACCGAATTGATGTGATCCCCCCTCGCCTGGCCATCGCCCAGGCCGCGCTGGCCACAGGATGGGGCAGCGCCGGCGCGGCGGTGGAGGCCAATGCGGTTTACGGGCGCCGGCGCGATGAAGGCTTTTCTAGCCTGATCACCGCCACACAGGATCTGGCGAGCCTCTATGCGGCCCATGAGGATTTTGGGCGATTGCGGGCCGCCCGGGTGGCCGCACGCCGAGCGGAGCGCGTGCCGACGGCCGAAGAGTTGGCCCCCTTGATCGGCGCTTATGCGCGAGAGGCCGACATCTATCTGGCCCAGATCGCGGAGCTGTTGCGGACCGACAGTCTGGCCCAGCCGCTTCCGCAGCCGGGGCCCCCCGCCGATGAGGGGGAAACGCCGACCGAGGATAGCAACGGCGAGTGAAAAAGGGGGTGGAGAGCCAACGCGACCCGGGACGGAAACTCGTTACGGCTGCTTCCTTCCGGACCTGACCGGGTTGGCGAGGCGCCCGTCCGCGCGACCCTCCGACAGGCGACGTGGCGAAGACAGCCCGCAATTGCAAGGCCCGCAATCGAAAAGGAGGGATGCTGCGCGAGGCGCTCGCCCCTCGGCATGGTCCTCGAAAAGCGCGACCCTAAATCCCGATCAGAAGTCGACAGGGCCCCGAAGAAAGGGCGCCCCGCAGGGAGATCTCAATGAACCGGAAATTTTATGCCCTCGCGGCACTCAGCATGGCTGTGGCGGCGTGCAAGATGCCGCCGGACAATCGTCCCGCGACCTATCCCCCCGACACCGTCAGCATGGTGGATATCTCTAAATATGTCGGTCTGTGGTACGAAATCGCCCGCTATCCGAATTTTTTCGAAGACACGAACCGATATACCTGTGTCGGCGTCACCGCGTTCTACGAAGTGCAGACATCTGAGGAGATCAGTGTCGAGAACACATGCTACAAGGACACGCTGGACGGCGAGGTTCAGGTGGCCAAGGGCGTGGGACGCATCGTCGACCCCTCCAATGCCAAACTGAAAGTGCGGTTTGCCCCCGCCTGGGTCTCCTTTGCCGACGGCGATTACTGGATCCTCGCCTTGACGGACGATTATGGCGCCGTCCTGGTGGGCGAGCCGGAAGGGCGGTTCTTGTGGGTCCTCTCTCGTACCCCGCAACTCGATGACGAGATCTATCAATCCCTTATCGACGTGGCGGAGAGCCAAGGCTTCGACACGCGCCCGCTGCAACGTACGCCGCAACCAGGGGACCCCGCGCCCTAAGGCTGCGGCGCTTGGCCGCCATTGCCCCCGCCCCATTGCCCCCGGCCCATAGCCCTGGCCCATTGCCCCGGCCCCATTGCCTCGGTCCAAGAGAACGCGCAGATCCGTCGGCATGCAGCCAACGAACCCTAACGCCTTTTCTCTCGACCCCCTCGACCGTGCCGGTAACGAGCGGCGGGACCCTGAATGGGTCAAAGCCCAGCAGGAGCGAGAGGATGCCCGGCTTCTGCTGCTCAGCCGCGGCAACCCGCTGACAAAGCGTGTCGGTCCCGAAACGTCTCTCGTGTGGCTGCCCCTTTCGGTGCTGGACAGCGCCGAGGGGGATCCGGGTCTCATTCTGCTCGGCCTCGAAAAGGGCGCCCCGCGCTTCGCCGCCGATATCCGCGACCATACCGCGCCGTTCACCGTCGATGGCGCGACCTTTTCCTCGCTGCGCGATTCCGGCTGGACCCTATCGCCCACCGAACTGGCGATTGCCGGCCAGGCCACCTGGCTGACCGGGTGGCACGCCAAGCACCGCTATTGCGCCCGTGACGGGGGCGAAACGGTCATGGCGGAGGGGGGCTTTAAGCGCATCAATCCGGTGAGCGGCGCCCAGCATTTCCCCCGTACCGATCCGGTCGCCATCATGCTGCCCCTGCATCAGGGCGATGTGTGCCTTGGCCGGAGCCCCCGTTTCCCCGAAGGCATGTACTCCGCCTTCGCCGGCTATCTCGAGCCCTGCGAGACCCTTGAATCCTGCGTCATCCGAGAACTCAAAGAAGAGGCGGGCCTGACGGTCACGTCCACCCATTATCGGTTCAGCCAGCCCTGGCCGTTTTCGAGCTCCCTGATGGTGGGCTATTTCGCCAATGTCGCGGCAAAGACCCTGACCCTCGACCCCGAGGAAATCGCCGATGCGCGCTGGTTCAACCGCGAGGAGATCCTGGCCCTCCTCGACAATAATGGCGAGCCGGGGGTGTTCGTCCCGCCCCCCTTCACCATCGCCCATCAGCTCCTACGCGACTGGGCCGAGCGATAGGGATCGGCCGGGAACACGCCCAACAGGCGGAGGTCTGAGGAGAACCACCCTAATTCTTCAAGCGCCCGCCGCACCGGCGGCTCGTCCGGATGCCCCTCAAACTCAGCCTGAAAGCGGGTGGCGGTGAAGCTCGCATCCTCTTGATAGCTTTCGAGCTTGAAAAGGTTCACCCCATTGGTCGCAAACCCGCCCAGGGCCTTGTATAGAGCCGCCGGGATATTTCGCACGCGAAAGACGATGCTGGTAAGCACCGGCCCCGACAATAAGTCAGGCCAGACAGCATCTGTTTCGGCACCAATACGCAGAAACCGGGTGACGTTCTTGTCCGCGTCCTGGACATTTCGCTCGATGATCTCAAGGTCATAGAGGGCCGCTGCGGCTTCCGGGGCAATCACCGCCACCCCCTCCTCCCGGGTTGCGGCGAGCGCTTTGGCGGCGCCGGCGGTATCCATCGCCACCTCCGCCTTCAGCCCTCGTCGGGCGATCATTTGGGCGCATTGGCCGAGGGCCATGGGGTGACTGCGCACGATCCGGAGATCGTTTTCATCGCGCCCAGGGATCGTCATCAATTGCATATGCACGGGCAGGAAATGCTCGGCGTAGATGACAAAGGGCATATCGGGCAGCAAGCGGTAGACATCGTCGACCCGGCCGGCGATCGCATTCTCCACCGGGACCAGCGCCTCAAGGGCCGCCCCCTCCTCCACGGCCCGAAAGACCTCGGCAAAACTCGAGCAAGGAAGGGGATCGTATTGGGAAAGGAATTTTCGCGCCGCTTCCTCAGAAAACGCCCCAGGCTCCCCTTGAAACGCGATTTTTTCTTTCATTCCGACGCTCCTTCGCCTCCCATCGCTATTTGTCCCGTTGCAGAGGCAGGATGAGGCGGTTACACGCCTGCAATAGCTTTTCCGGCCGCTCCGCGTGGCCCCGAAATGTGAGGCATACGAGATGAAAGATCCCCTCTACGGGAACAAGGTCGCCGCGGCCATCCTGACAACGCTTCTTCTGGCTTTCGGATTGCCGATCACCATCTCGACATTGACCAAAGTGTTTTCTCACCATGGCCATCATGAGGCCGATGAGGAGAATCCCTTCGGCCTTGCCTATATTCCAGCGGAGATCGAGCTTGGGCCGACCGCCGCGGGTGAGGAGGAGGAAGAGATCGACCTTGGCACGCTGATGGCCAATGCGTCGGTGGAGCGAGGGCAGCGGGCCGCTGGCCTTTGTGGTTCCTGCCACACCTTCCAAGAGGGGGAGCCCAACGGCATTGGCCCTAATCTCTGGGGTATTGTCGGGCGCGATATCGCTAGCCATGGCGGATTTAGCTATTCGAGTGCCCTTCAGGGTCTGGAAGGCGACTGGACCTATGAGCGTCTCGACCCCTATCTCGAAAATAGCCAGGCCTATGTCCCGGGCACCCAAATGGCGCAAATGGTCCGGAAGGAAGAAAAGCGGGCCGACCTCCTGGCCTATCTTGGCTCTTTGTCGAACGATCCCGTTCCCTACCCCGCGCCCGCCCCTGCGCCGGAGGAGACCGCCGAGGCCGAGGGAGACGCCGATAGTGGCGAAGAGAGCGGCGCCGGTGAGTCTAGATCGGAATCCGACATGCCGGAGCAGGCCGGGTTCCACTAAACCCCGGTTGACCCCTTCCTCATGAGCGGTGATCTCATCAATCTTCGGCTGGCACGCAAGCGCAAGGCACGGGCCGAAAAGGAGCGTCAGGCCGCGGCCAATCGGGCGACCCATGGGCGCTCAAAAGCCGATCGGCAATTTGGCGCGGCGGACCGCGAGAAACAATCCCAACGCCATGAGGGGCATCGCCTCACCGACCCAGAGGTGCGCCCCTCCCCTGTTGGGATCGACGGGAAAGAGCCTCGGTCAGACGACTGACTGGGGGGCTCGGACGGGCCGCCGTATCGTCGCTTCGTCGAAGCGAAATCCCCGCTCCGCCAAGATCGTTTCGATATCCTGTTCATGGACATATCCGGCGAGACCATCGGCATGGACCGCCGTCAAGGGACCGGTCAGGATCGCGACATGGCCCGGCATATAGAGGATATCGTCCCGCTGGAGATGATCGCGCGCCGTCCCTTCCAGCAGATGGCCAAAGCTCTCCACCTGGTCCCCCGTATCCCGCAGGCAATGATGCCCCTTGGCCAGGGCCGTGACCTGGACGAGCCCCGAGCAATCGATCCCCCCTCCATGGCGGCCGCCCCAGACATAGGGCACCCCGAGGAATAAGAGGGCGAGGTCGGCGAACCCCTCCGGCAACGGCTCGGCCGTCAGGTCCTGATCCCGAAACCACCGGCCATGACCATCACGGATCCAGCCGCCCCTCGCTTCGGCCACGGGGATGGGAGAGGCGAAACCGATATCCTGAAGGGCCACTCTGCCCGCCGGCGCTTTATAGGCTGTCGCCAACCGCGTCCGCACACGGCGCACTGGCTCCATCGGCTCGG
This window harbors:
- a CDS encoding potassium/proton antiporter; this encodes MDIGIVILGISALSVGAILAGAAGQKIDAPILLIFLLVGMLAGREGPGGVSLDASQTVLVWGSAALASILFEGGLRTEARTFSIGVWPGLTLALLGTILTAVVLAPIAHIAFGLGWTEALLLGAIVSSTDAAAVFALAATGLRMPIKVRAVLEVESGLNDPIAIFLVIGLASSLALDPMSATDWAGSFIAKLSLGTIVGIGMGHLVPRLLTDMTLPQGLLTILVAGFGFMAFGLAETVGGSGFLAIYLTGLTMARTAPDFTQRAAGVMDGLAWLAQTGLFLVLGLLVTPSLLADVALPAFLLSLALILLARPIGVVASLLPFRFRSRDMAFVSWAGLRGATPVFLGLIPAAIGVENGSFFVSAATVVVLLSLVIQGWTAPLVGRALKVTMAEDGTSLDRGAMWARLGAVGASIVVGAWFASVLAPPPGDDPDLMAPETMAELRDGLEDAALIPTRFPTGFSSLPLDERRPLFIATLAQVVEATNQRIETDRVRLKELAAERRRRGRLSLEEEAEAAQIARRYGLRLTTPRALLDRIDVIPPRLAIAQAALATGWGSAGAAVEANAVYGRRRDEGFSSLITATQDLASLYAAHEDFGRLRAARVAARRAERVPTAEELAPLIGAYAREADIYLAQIAELLRTDSLAQPLPQPGPPADEGETPTEDSNGE
- a CDS encoding c-type cytochrome, producing the protein MKDPLYGNKVAAAILTTLLLAFGLPITISTLTKVFSHHGHHEADEENPFGLAYIPAEIELGPTAAGEEEEEIDLGTLMANASVERGQRAAGLCGSCHTFQEGEPNGIGPNLWGIVGRDIASHGGFSYSSALQGLEGDWTYERLDPYLENSQAYVPGTQMAQMVRKEEKRADLLAYLGSLSNDPVPYPAPAPAPEETAEAEGDADSGEESGAGESRSESDMPEQAGFH
- the nudC gene encoding NAD(+) diphosphatase — its product is MQPTNPNAFSLDPLDRAGNERRDPEWVKAQQEREDARLLLLSRGNPLTKRVGPETSLVWLPLSVLDSAEGDPGLILLGLEKGAPRFAADIRDHTAPFTVDGATFSSLRDSGWTLSPTELAIAGQATWLTGWHAKHRYCARDGGETVMAEGGFKRINPVSGAQHFPRTDPVAIMLPLHQGDVCLGRSPRFPEGMYSAFAGYLEPCETLESCVIRELKEEAGLTVTSTHYRFSQPWPFSSSLMVGYFANVAAKTLTLDPEEIADARWFNREEILALLDNNGEPGVFVPPPFTIAHQLLRDWAER
- a CDS encoding prephenate dehydratase, which produces MKEKIAFQGEPGAFSEEAARKFLSQYDPLPCSSFAEVFRAVEEGAALEALVPVENAIAGRVDDVYRLLPDMPFVIYAEHFLPVHMQLMTIPGRDENDLRIVRSHPMALGQCAQMIARRGLKAEVAMDTAGAAKALAATREEGVAVIAPEAAAALYDLEIIERNVQDADKNVTRFLRIGAETDAVWPDLLSGPVLTSIVFRVRNIPAALYKALGGFATNGVNLFKLESYQEDASFTATRFQAEFEGHPDEPPVRRALEELGWFSSDLRLLGVFPADPYRSAQSRRS
- a CDS encoding NlpC/P60 family protein; the encoded protein is MTENIVIVPHIIAREAPNPTAEAVTDLLYGERQSVLEETADWVRVRNRDDAYEGWIPQAALAPLPPEPMEPVRRVRTRLATAYKAPAGRVALQDIGFASPIPVAEARGGWIRDGHGRWFRDQDLTAEPLPEGFADLALLFLGVPYVWGGRHGGGIDCSGLVQVTALAKGHHCLRDTGDQVESFGHLLEGTARDHLQRDDILYMPGHVAILTGPLTAVHADGLAGYVHEQDIETILAERGFRFDEATIRRPVRAPQSVV
- a CDS encoding lipocalin family protein yields the protein MNRKFYALAALSMAVAACKMPPDNRPATYPPDTVSMVDISKYVGLWYEIARYPNFFEDTNRYTCVGVTAFYEVQTSEEISVENTCYKDTLDGEVQVAKGVGRIVDPSNAKLKVRFAPAWVSFADGDYWILALTDDYGAVLVGEPEGRFLWVLSRTPQLDDEIYQSLIDVAESQGFDTRPLQRTPQPGDPAP
- a CDS encoding DUF4169 family protein; the encoded protein is MSGDLINLRLARKRKARAEKERQAAANRATHGRSKADRQFGAADREKQSQRHEGHRLTDPEVRPSPVGIDGKEPRSDD
- a CDS encoding glycosyltransferase family 4 protein, whose protein sequence is MRIAIVLAPNTTYSPDGASAVVLCAHDAGLYSRHRDDITVIAPQTNTPFSDLSYRPVPTDGGLHAYTKRVKRLLKDQPPDFVEVHQQVKCASHIARQIAPLPVMLVKHSQIKAPKGPVSRIRLSRRIAPLTQIAFVSQFACDHFTAAYPRFVDRAAVAWNGLDTDLYPYAPQAKRKTILFAGRIIANKGALDFAKAMRRTLPHYPDWNAVMIGQPDRGEEAYGEAVRAEIAALGPQGEWLGYRPYPDVMAHFQAAEIVVVPSKWDETFGRVALEAMVTGAALIASRRGGLPEVGGEAATYLDAVTPDHISSAVRALIENTPLRRTQQEAGRRRAVEKFDIRRTVACIDDLREAIVDRT